A single region of the Pelecanus crispus isolate bPelCri1 chromosome 10, bPelCri1.pri, whole genome shotgun sequence genome encodes:
- the NPM3 gene encoding nucleoplasmin-3, with protein MEPQGPGSVLFGCELTASTKSYTFQVDKEDDSDHILALSVVCLMDGAKDECNVVEVVGRNHENQEIAVPMANLKLSCQPLLSLDNFKLQPPVTFRLASGSGPVHLAGWHQIMHREDASFEDDDDLSAEEEEEELPPIMPAKK; from the exons ATGGAGCCGCAGGGGCCCGGCAGCGTCCTCTTCG GCTGTGAGCTGACTGCCAGCACCAAATCGTACACGTTTCAGGTGGACAAGGAGGATGACTCTGACCACATTTTGGCCCTGTCTGTG GTCTGCCTCATGGATGGTGCTAAGGACGAGTGCAACGTGGTGGAGGTCGTTGGGCGAAACCACGAGAACCAGGAGATTGCTGTGCCCATGGCAAATCTGAAGTTGTCCTGCCAGCCCTTG CTGAGTCTGGACAACTTCAAGCTGCAGCCTCCGGTGACCTTCCGCCTGGCATCAGGCTCTGGCCCAGTACACCTTGCCGGCTGGCACCAGATCA TGCACAGGGAAGATGCTTCCTTTGAGGACGATGATGACTtgtctgcagaggaggaggaggaggagcttcCTCCTATCATGCCAGCCAAGAAGTAG